In Chitinophagaceae bacterium, the genomic window TAAATGTTCCGCCGCAACCGGTAGTACTTTGTTGCCATTGGTAAGATAAACCATTGCCCGTTGCTGTTCCGGTAAAGCTCACATCGGCGCCATCGCAAACATTTGCATCTGTTGGTGATGCTGTAACAGATGGCGCTGCATTTACTGCTAAAGTAACGGCGTTAGAAATTACCGGAGTAGTGCATGTACCCGAGCCTGTCATTTGTACACGGTATTGGTTATTGTTCATTGCAGCCGCAACATTACTTAGCATAAGTGTAGCTGTTGTAACTGCGGGTGATAAATTATTCCAGGTTGCGCCGCCATCGGTGCTTGCCTGCCAGTTATAAGCAATATTTGTTCCGTTTGCAGTAACGCTAAAAGTTGCATCTGTGCCTGCACAAGTGGTAACGGCATTGGGCTGAGATGTAAATACCGGTGCGCTGTTTACCGTTAAAACCACACATACGCTGGTAACTGAGGGTGCGCATGCACCGGTTACTATCACCCTGTACGCATAGTTGTTCATACCAAGTGTAGCATTGGTAACATTAAAGCAACCTGATGTTGCCCCTGCAATATCTGTAAAAGTTCCGCCGCACCCTGTTGTGCTTAATTGCCATTGATAGCTGAGGCCGGCTCCCTGGCCGGTTACACAAAAGTTATTACTACCGCCTTCGCAAATGGTTGCATTGGCAGGTTGGGCGCTTATAGATGCCGGGCCGGTAACCGATAATGTTGCCGTAGCAGATGTAACACTATTGCCACATGAGCCGCTGCCGGTAACAATTACCTGGTATTGATAATTGTTCATAGCAGCAGTTACATTATTGAGGGTTAATGTTGCCGTAGTTACTGCAGGCGAAAGGTTGCTCCATGTTGTTCCGCCATCTGTACTTACCTGCCAGTTGTAAGTAAGCGAAGTTCCGCTTGCCGTTATATTAAAGCTGGCATTATTGCCAGTACATGCAGCTGCATTTACCGGCTGTGTAGTTACCGAAACCGAATTAGCGCCAACCGTAAGCATAGCGGCATTGGTATTGATACTTGAGCTACCGCAACTTCCGCCAGATGAAGAAATAACGGCACGATATTGATAATTGTTCATTGCAGCCGTTACATTAGTTAATGTAAGCGTAGCTGTAGTTACAGTGGGTGAAAGGCTGTTCCAGGTTGCACCAGCATCGGTACTTACCTGCCAGTTATAAGTTACAGAGCCAGAGTTTGCGGCTACCGTAAAACTTGCCGTGCCGCCAACACAGGCAGATGTACTGGAAGGTTGTGTAACCACACTTAGGTTTGATGAAGATACCGTTAAAGTTACCACAGATGAAGTAACAGGATTATTGGGGCATCCACCATTTACTATTACCCTGTACTTATTATTATTCATTGCAAGTGTAACACTATTAAGTGTAAGAGTTGCTGCATTTACTACAGGGGAAACATTGTTCCATGTAGTGCCTCCATCTGTACTCACCTGCCATTGATAATTGCTCACTAATCCTGTAGTTGCAATTGAAAAGTTCACATTGCTTCCTTCGCAGGTACTGGCATCTGCAGGTTGAGTGCTTATAGAAGCCGCAGGAGGAAGCGCTGAAGAAGCCACATGGTCTGTAGCGCTGTTGGAACTTCCCTGTATGGCTCCATAACCCATTCCTCTTTTTGCAAATGCCGTCCAAATGGCACATTTATATGCGCCATTGTAAATAAGGCTGTCGGCTTTAATAATGGCATTTCTTGCATCTATAAATCCGGGAACGCAGGGTTGCAATTTCATACCTTCAATTACTAATTTTAGTGCAACGCTATTTCCGGCGGTAGAGCTTGCATCAAAAAGGTTAGAGTTAATATTTCCTGTTTGCTGAATTATTCCCCAGGTCATTTCCCATAAAGCAGCACACCATATTTCTCCAATATTATGCGATTCTGTGCCAATAGGGTTTACACCCATATTAGCATAAGTAAGTGGGTTTACCGCTATATCGGTTGAGTAAGGATAATTGCGTATACCGGAGCCGGTAGTAGGCAAGCTTACAGCGTAATTAGCAATTGGCCTTGGTATGCTGCCATCGGTTAAAGATGCTGTAGCCCAGTTGGTAGTAACCATTAAAGCAAAATAATCGCTCCAGCCTTCTCCGCCCTGCTCTGCATTAGCCAGGCAACCCGATTGAGCCGGGCCACCGGTGAGCCTGTTACTTACGCCATGAAAAAATTCGTGGGATACAATGCCATTATCCAAATCGCCATCCACCCTTTTGCGGCTTAGTGTAGCATTTAACCCATTGCCCAATTGGGCAATTAATAAAGCGCCGGTTGCCTGTGATACCATTACTGCCGGTATAGTAATTGTGTTATCTGTACCGCCCATAATTATTGGAGCATCGGGAACATTATTTATCATTATTACTCCAGCGGCCTGGGCATTTTGGGCGTTTAATATTTTTACGGTAAAGTTGCAATTGCCACGGTTTATTAAAACTATTTTTCCAGTAATGGAATTTACGGGGGCGCCGTTACATGCTTCATGGGCTGTGCCTGCCGCATCATCATA contains:
- a CDS encoding M36 family metallopeptidase, whose amino-acid sequence is MKKTLLLFLSSLLFLFSNGQKINEATALKLVTEKAKEIGISRQQISNSFVSDAYFNTISGTQMVYLQQGYKNTPLYNSLKVLAFKNNELVSSAGEYIAGLEKLVTPKSGLATLLPANAVLKAFADIKLSAPKIGFSQTKLNGRKYNFGILEGVNEEVLVERLWVPVFNNKGNVEAVKLAWVVQVVPVKSADWWMIQVDAQNGKIIGKNNLTIYEGQHNFNEDIINVEKIEKPEKDFFSITALQKNTSNNPSLVNTVNYLVIPYPAESPIHNGGTPAVRTNPWTNATGNATSLGWHNNGSTDYTISRGNNVWATEDRAGTNGSTIITPNGIPATSTTSPDPLNFQFAPNFSLDPTSPNYQQFAITNLFYWNNIIHDITYQYGFTEPAGNFQANNQGRGGAQNDYVIAIAQSSTGTNNANFATPADGSRPRMRMYLFDGPANVHVNAPGSIAGDYAAVEGNFSTANQLLNVGPVTAGVVYYDDAAGTAHEACNGAPVNSITGKIVLINRGNCNFTVKILNAQNAQAAGVIMINNVPDAPIIMGGTDNTITIPAVMVSQATGALLIAQLGNGLNATLSRKRVDGDLDNGIVSHEFFHGVSNRLTGGPAQSGCLANAEQGGEGWSDYFALMVTTNWATASLTDGSIPRPIANYAVSLPTTGSGIRNYPYSTDIAVNPLTYANMGVNPIGTESHNIGEIWCAALWEMTWGIIQQTGNINSNLFDASSTAGNSVALKLVIEGMKLQPCVPGFIDARNAIIKADSLIYNGAYKCAIWTAFAKRGMGYGAIQGSSNSATDHVASSALPPAASISTQPADASTCEGSNVNFSIATTGLVSNYQWQVSTDGGTTWNNVSPVVNAATLTLNSVTLAMNNNKYRVIVNGGCPNNPVTSSVVTLTVSSSNLSVVTQPSSTSACVGGTASFTVAANSGSVTYNWQVSTDAGATWNSLSPTVTTATLTLTNVTAAMNNYQYRAVISSSGGSCGSSSINTNAAMLTVGANSVSVTTQPVNAAACTGNNASFNITASGTSLTYNWQVSTDGGTTWSNLSPAVTTATLTLNNVTAAMNNYQYQVIVTGSGSCGNSVTSATATLSVTGPASISAQPANATICEGGSNNFCVTGQGAGLSYQWQLSTTGCGGTFTDIAGATSGCFNVTNATLGMNNYAYRVIVTGACAPSVTSVCVVLTVNSAPVFTSQPNAVTTCAGTDATFSVTANGTNIAYNWQASTDGGATWNNLSPAVTTATLMLSNVAAAMNNNQYRVQMTGSGTCTTPVISNAVTLAVNAAPSVTASPTDANVCDGADVSFTGTATGNGLSYQWQQSTTGCGGTFTDIAGATSLNYNITGVTAALEGYAYRLVISGTCSPAAISTCAKLHVIVPANITAHPADAAVCETGDASFTVAASGDGIIYQWQVSADGGTTFADIAGETGTSLTVSSATIAQHQNKYRAVVSNCSSNSTISNAATLTVNANPVINISLLPNASSPASIEVTSIAPAGTYSYVWYSNTQVIPGQTGPVIPLASNPGISGDINVVATNSVNGCTSSSNLLTVQRGKSDVLVVYTNPNNGNFDVMYNETNFVSGKRYINVYDAKGAKVFSKVYDITLPYQRMKINMGAAANGVYSLELLKKDNSRLGAVKIFVHH